The Lactuca sativa cultivar Salinas chromosome 2, Lsat_Salinas_v11, whole genome shotgun sequence genome includes a window with the following:
- the LOC111883639 gene encoding probable inactive receptor kinase At5g58300, with protein sequence MKKLQFVAVATIIFLLHNLHETTADISSDAQSLLQFASSVPHVRQLNWNSTIPICKSWVGITCNNEGTKVIAIHLPGHGLFGPIPPNTIGKLDSLRILSLRSNFLNGSLPTDIISIPSLQFLYLENNNFSGEIPLSVSPQITNLDLSFNSFTGNIPETLKNLTRLTSLNLQFNSFSGSVPDLNITRLRLLNVSHNQLNGSIPSSLQTFPLSSFSGNELLCGPPLNPCPVPPPSMALRPKKHTKKLTTGAILAIAIGSFLLILLLGILLFCFLKKKDRDSVGELTIKAVPPGKNEKSDDFGSGVQAGEKNKLVFFEGSNYNFDLEDLLRASAEVLGKGSYGTAYKAILDEGTIVVVKRVREVGVAKKEFDQHMEFVGRVGRHPNIVPLCAYYYSKDEKLLVYEYMVTGSLSSLLHGNRGIGRTPLDWETRVKISLGAAKGISHIHSEGGAKFTHGNIKSSNILLTTDFDGCVSDLGLAPLINVLPTKPRCIGYCAPEVIETRKFTHKSDVYSFGVLLLELLTGKSPLPSGHEEVVDLPRWVRSVVREEWTAEVFDEELMRYPHVEEEMVQMLQIGLACVTRVPDNRPSMEEVVKMIVDLRSSDSSEHRGSSEDNRSKGSNVQTP encoded by the exons ATGAAAAAACTTCAATTTGTAGCGGTTGCCACCATTATCTTCCTACTTCATAATCTTCATGAAACAACCGCTGACATCAGCAGTGACGCCCAGTCTCTTCTTCAATTCGCTTCATCGGTCCCACACGTAAGGCAGCTAAACTGGAATTCCACAATCCCAATCTGCAAATCTTGGGTTGGAATCACTTGTAACAATGAGGGAACTAAAGTTATTGCCATTCATTTACCGGGTCATGGACTATTCGGTCCAATTCCGCCCAATACCATCGGAAAGCTTGATTCCCTCAGAATCTTGAGCCTAAGATCCAATTTCCTAAACGGGTCTCTCCCTACTGATATCATCTCCATTCCCTCCCTCCAGTTTCTCTACCTTGAAAACAACAACTTTTCTGGTGAAATCCCTCTTAGTGTTTCTCCCCAAATTACCAATTTAGATCTCTCCTTCAATTCCTTCACAGGAAACATCCCGGAAACACTAAAAAACCTCACCCGTCTCACCTCCCTCAACCTCCAATTCAACTCCTTTTCGGGATCCGTTCCCGACCTCAACATCACCCGACTCCGTCTCTTAAACGTGAGTCATAACCAACTCAACGGTTCAATCCCGTCTTCCCTCCAAACTTTCCCGCTTTCTTCATTTTCCGGGAACGAACTCTTATGTGGGCCCCCGTTGAATCCATGCCCGGTTCCACCCCCATCCATGGCCTTACGCCCGAAAAAACACACCAAAAAACTCACAACCGGTGCAATCCTAGCCATTGCTATCGGATCCTTTTTGCTCATCCTTCTACTTGGAATCCTCTTGTTTTGTTTCTTGAAGAAGAAAGACCGGGATTCGGTTGGTGAATTGACGATAAAGGCCGTCCCTCCCGGGAAAAATGAAAAATCGGATGATTTCGGGAGTGGGGTTCAAGCTGGAGAGAAGAACAAGTTGGTGTTTTTTGAAGGGAGTAACTATAACTTTGATCTTGAGGATTTGTTGAGGGCATCTGCTGAGGTACTTGGGAAGGGTAGTTATGGAACTGCTTATAAGGCTATTCTGGATGAGGGAACAATAGTAGTGGTAAAACGAGTGAGAGAAGTTGGTGTTGCTAAAAAAGAGTTTGATCAGCATATGGAGTTTGTAGGGAGGGTGGGAAGGCACCCGAATATTGTCCCCTTATGTGCTTACTACTATTCTAAGGACGAGAAGCTTCTTGTGTATGAGTATATGGTAACTGGTAGCCTATCTTCACTGTTACATG GAAATCGAGGTATAGGAAGAACTCCATTAGATTGGGAGACGAGAGTGAAGATATCACTTGGAGCTGCAAAAGGGATCTCACATATCCATTCAGAAGGAGGTGCAAAATTCACTCACGGAAACATCAAATCTTCCAACATCCTTCTCACCACAGACTTCGACGGCTGCGTATCAGATCTCGGCTTAGCTCCGTTAATTAACGTCCTCCCCACAAAACCTCGTTGCATCGGTTATTGTGCGCCGGAGGTGATAGAAACACGAAAATTCACCCATAAATCCGACGTTTACAGCTTCGGAGTCCTGCTTCTCGAGCTTTTAACAGGTAAATCGCCGCTGCCGTCGGGgcatgaggaggtggttgatCTACCGAGATGGGTGAGATCGGTGGTTCGAGAAGAATGGACGGCGGAGGTGTTTGATGAGGAGCTAATGAGGTACCCACATGTTGAAGAAGAGATGGTGCAGATGCTTCAGATTGGGCTCGCTTGTGTGACTAGGGTTCCGGATAATAGACCTTCCATGGAGGAAGTTGTTAAGATGATTGTTGATTTACGATCGTCGGATTCATCGGAGCATCGGGGTTCTTCCGAGGATAACAGGTCTAAAGGATCTAACGTCCAAACGCCATGA
- the LOC111883656 gene encoding calvin cycle protein CP12-3, chloroplastic: protein MATFSTSFVGSITYVNNVRSSLFVHKLADPSFYFSGQKMQLAAVSTVVAMGGGARFKGTHDREMKLTEMIENKVTEAKEVCAGHEGSDECKVAWDEVEEISQAKARLRVKLEHEEDPLESFCSGNPETDECSIYDD, encoded by the coding sequence ATGGCAACTTTTAGTACTTCGTTCGTTGGATCAATCACATACGTAAATAATGTCAGATCTTCATTATTTGTCCACAAATTGGCTGACCCTTCTTTCTATTTTTCTGGTCAGAAGATGCAATTGGCAGCGGTGTCGACGGTGGTAGCGATGGGTGGAGGAGCAAGGTTTAAGGGGACGCATGATAGAGAGATGAAGCTGACAGAGATGATTGAGAACAAGGTGACGGAAGCGAAGGAGGTGTGCGCTGGCCATGAAGGCTCCGATGAATGTAAAGTGGCGTGGGACGAGGTAGAAGAGATTAGTCAGGCGAAAGCTCGTCTCAGAGTGAAGTTGGAGCATGAAGAAGATCCTCTTGAGTCGTTTTGTTCTGGAAATCCAGAAACGGACGAGTGTAGCATTTACGACGATTGA